TGACCTGGGTGGGGGCCGCGCCCTTCACCACCGAAAAGCACGTCTTCCAGAACCTGGGCGACGGCACCTACAATCACTCCGGATCCCTGGCGATCCGGGCGGCGATCGCGGCCGGGGCCAACATCACCTACAAGCTGCTGTTCAACGACGCGGTCGCCATGACCGGCGGCCAGCGGGCCGAGAGCGGCTTCACCCCGGCCCAGATCACCCGCCAGCTGGCCAGCGAAGGCGTGGCCAAGACGGTGATCGTGGTCGACGAGCTGGAGCGCTATCAGGGCGTCACCGATCTCGCCCCCGGCGTCGAGGTCTTCCCGCGCTCCGAGCTGATGAGCGTGCAGAAGATGCTGCGCGACACGGCCGGCACCACGGTGCTGCTCTACGACCAGACCTGCGCCACCGAAAAGCGCCGCCGTCGCAAGCGCGGCACCATGGCCAAGGCCACCAAGCGGGTGTTCATCAACCCGCTGGTCTGCGAAGGCTGCGGCGACTGCTCGATCAAGTCCAACTGCGTGTCGGTCGAGCCGCTGAACACCGAGTTCGGCCGCAAGCGCAAGATCAACCAGTCGAGCTGTAACCAGGACTACAGCTGCGTCGACGGCTTCTGCCCGTCGTTCATCACCCTGGAAGGGGCCGAGAACACCAAGGCCAAGAAGGCTCCGGCCCTGACGGCCGACTCGACGCCCCTGCCGGTGTTCGAGGACTTCCACGGCGTGCGGAAGATCATCTTCACCGGCGTGGGCGGCACGGGCGTGACCACCGTGGCCTCGATCCTGGCCATGGCGGCCCATGTCGACGGCCGCTCGGGCAGCGTGGTCGACATGACGGGCCTGGCCCAAAAGGGCGGCTCGGTGTTCAGCCACGTCAAGATCGGCGAGACCGAGGAGACGGTGGTCGGCGGCCGCGTGCCCGCCGCCAGCGCCGACGTGCTGATCGCCTGCGACATGCTGGTGGCCGCCTCGCCCGAGGGCCTGTCGCTGTACGCCAAGGACCGCACCGCCGCCTTCGGCAACAGCGACTTCGCGCCCACGGCCGACTTCGTCACCAGCCGCGACGTACGCTTCGACAGCGGGGCCATGGCCCGCCGGATCAAGGGCGCGACCAAGTCGTTCGACGCCTGCCCGGCCCAGCATCTGGCCGAGACCCAGTTCGGGGACGCCATCTTCGCCAACATGATCATGGTCGGCTTCGCCTGGCAGCGCGGCGTGATCCCGCTGTCCAGCCGGGCGGTCTATCGGGCGATCAAGCTGAACGGCGTGGACTACGAGTCCAACCTGGCCGCCTTCGAGCTGGGCCGGAAAGTGGCGCACGACCCGGCTTCGATGGGGCCGCGAGACGCCGATGTGCCGACGCCGGAGACGATGTCGCTGGACGAGCTGATCGCCAAGCGCACGGCCGATCTCGTCGCCTACCAGAACCAGGCCTATGCCGACCGCTACGCCGCCAAGGTGGCCAAGGTCCGTTCGGCCGAAGTGGCCAACGGCGGCGAGGAGAAGGGCCTGCCCCTGACCCGCGCGGCGGCCGTGAACCTCTACAAGCTGATGGCCTACAAGGATGAATACGAGGTCGCCCGGCTCTATACCGACGGCCGGTTCGCGGCCGAGTTGGCCGGGACCTTCAAGGGCGGCAAGGCCAAGGTCTGGCTGGCCCCGCCGATCATCGGCGCCAAGAACAAGGACGGCACGCCGCGCAAGATGGCCTTCGGCGGCTGGATGCTCGACTACGCCTTCCCGCTGATGGCCAGGATGAAGGGCCTGCGCGGCGGTCCGCTGGACGTGTTCGGCGGCACGGAAGAGCGCCGCATGGAGCGCGGCCTGATCGCCGACTACGAGACCACGCTGGACCGCCTGGCCGGCGGCCTGACGCCCGAGCGCCTGCCCCTGGCGGCCCGCATCGCCGCCGTCCCGCAGGACATCCGCGGCTATGGCCACGTCAAGGACGCGGCGGTGGTCAAGGCCAAGGCCGAAGCGGCGACGCTGTGGTCGCAGTGGGAGGGGTGAGGCTCACCCCTTCGACTGGCGACAGGGCTTCCACCTATCTCCGTCTTCCCGGCGAAGGGGCGTCTGACTGGTACGTTCTAGACGCGGTTGGCCTTCGCGATCCCCGCCAGCACCGCCGCGCTGGGCTTGGGCGTGCGCTTGAAGGTCGCGCGGTCCACCTCGCACAGGCCGAAGTGTTTGCTGTAGCCGAAGATCCACTCGAAATTGTCCAGTAGCGACCAGTGGACATAGCCCAGCACGGGCACGCCGGCCGCCACGACCTTCTGCAGTTCGGCCAGGGACTCCGGGATGAACTTGGCGCGGATGGCGTCGTCCGGCGTCCCCACGCCATGCTCGGTGATCATGACCGGCAGGCCCGTGGCTTCGTGCACATAGCGCACGGACCCGGCCAGCGACGGCGCATAGACCTCCACGCCCATTTCGCTGATCGGAACGCCCTTGGGCGGCGGCAGCACGCCCGTCGCGGTGTATTCGGCCCGGGCGTAGTTCTGCGCGCCGACGAAGTCGTCGCCTTTGATGGCGTCCAGCCAGGCGCCGTAATAAAGCGCCCGCTTCTGGTCGCGCAGGCTGTTTTCGCCCACGGCCTGATCGTCGGAGACCGTCAGGCTGACGCCGACCGGCAGGTCGCCGCGCACGGCCTTGATCGCCGCGCGACCGGCCTTGTGCGCCGCCAGCAGGTTGGTCTGGGTGAGCGAGATGTCGTTCAACTGCGGGATCATCCCGTTGCGGAAATTGGTCGATCCGCAGGCGCGGCCGGCGGCGGCGTTCATCTGCTCGACCAAGGCGATCGCCTGCGGGGGCAGGGCGGCGGCGATCACCGCGATCATGTTCGGCTCGTTCAGCGTGACGGCGTAGCCCATGCCGGCGGCCAGGCGCCGCGCGGCCTTGTCGCAATAGCGGGCGAAGAGGTCGGCCGCCTCGGGGCTGGTCCAGCCGCCCAGGGCCGCGAACCAGCGCGGCAGCGAGAAGTGCGAGAAGGTGACCATCGGCGTGATACCGCGCGCATGGCAGCCGTCGATGATACGGGCGTAGTGGTCGAGCGCGGCCTGCGAGAACTCGCCCTGGGCCGGCTCGATCCGCGCCCATTCCAGCGAGAAGCGATAGGTGTCGAGATTCAGCGCCTTGACCAGGTCCAGATCGGTTGCCCAAAGCTCGAAGCTGTTGCAGGCGTCGCCGGACGACTGCTGGAACAGGGTCGGCTGGATGTGTTCGAGCAGCCAGATGTCGCTGCCGACGTTGCCGCCCTCGACCTGGTGGCCGGCCGTGGCCGCGCCCCATCGGAAGCCGGCCGGAAATCCCGCGCGCGTGGCGGCCTGAGCGCTCCCGGCCGTCAGGGTGGCCGACATCGCCGCCGCCGCGCCCGTGGCCGCCAGCATCGTTCGACGATCCATGTCCATGAGTGTTCCTTCCCTTCGAGATCAGGCGGTCTGAGCGCCGCCGCTTGTGTTTCGCGTCTAGGGCGTTGGTCGCAGCAGCTTGTCGGCCAGCTTGTCCCACTCGCCGACCAGGTCGAACGCCTGCTGGTCGCGCAGCCACTGCAGCTCCAGTCCGTCGAGGGCGGCCAGCACCTGGCGCGCCAGGCTGTCGGCGTCGGTGTCGATCACGCCCAGCAGGCGGGTGAACATCTGGTGAGCCGCCGTGTCGCGTTGCCGGAAATAGGCGTGGGCCGGATGGTCGGGCGCCATCGCCTCGACCCGCAGCATGGCGTAGAGGCGGACGAACTCCGGCTTTTCCCTGTTGCGCTGGACCAGGGCGCGCAGGATGTGGCGCACGGCCAGCGGCGTGCGCCGGGCGGGATCGGCCGCCTCGCCCAGGGCGGCGGCGATGGCGATCTCGTCCTGCCGGTCCCGCTCGTCCAGCACCGCGGTCAGCAGGGCCGCCTTCGAGCCGAAGTGATGCAGCAGGCCCGCGTCGGTCATCTCGCAGCGGACGGCCAGGTCCTTGATGCTGAAGCCGTGAAAGCCCTTGTCGCCGATGATCTCGACCGCGGCGGCCAGGATGAGGGCGCGCCGGTCGTCCTTGCTCATGCGGATGTGGCTGCGGCTCATGGCGGGCGGCTCGTCCCAAAAACCTTACCTAGCGATCACTAGGTAAGGTTTCGGCGGCCGTCAAGGTGGGCGCGGGCTCGTCTATCGCTGCGCCGTGCCGTCGGACCGGTCGGGCTTGACGCCGGTGGCGCGGATGTTGGTCACCGACTGCAGGGTCCCGAACCAGAACGGCGAGCCCAACGAAACGGCCAGGCCGGTGATCGCCAGGCCCAGAAGGGTCAGGAAGATCTTCACCGTCGCGCTCCAGCCGCTGCGATAGGGCGCGGCGCAGGTGGACGTCGGCCGCTTGCTGGGCGGCAGCGACTTCAGCGGCTGGTGGACCAGCGCGCACAGGCTTTCCTGGCTCCAGCCGATCGGCAGGGGCAGTTCCTGGGCCAGCGCCGCGCCTTTCTCTTCGCCGTCGCAGGCGCATTCGGGCGCCGCGTCCCCGGTGTCCGAGGGCGCGGCGGTCTCGTCAGTGGCGGCGGTCGGGGCCGGGGCGGTCAGGCGCGTCTGCAGGCCTCGCGCGTCCTCGGCGCTCTGGGCCGACTGCGAGGCCTGGGCCACCAGGCCGGCGCGGGCCACGGGGTCGCGCCACAGGTTGTCGATCAGCTGTATCGAATTGACGTTGAAGGCCAGGGCCACGGCGAAACCGGCCCAGAAGGTCAGTCGCTGGATCCAGCGCTTGTAGGCGCCGCTGGTGCGGTCCATGGCCCGATCGAACCAGGTGGCTACGTTGGTCTGGAACACATCGAGCTTGCCCTCGGCGTCGTCCAGCATCGGCAGCAGGGCGTTCTTCAGCCGCTCGTTGTTCTCGATGCCGGCCACGGCGGTCTTCAGCTGGGTGAAGCTGAGGTGGGCGGTCTCGGACGGCTTCAGCGTCTCGGTCAGGGCCAGGGCGAAGGTCTTGCCCGGGATGTAGGATGGCGCGTTCTTCAGCAGCGCGCCGCGCTGGGTGCAGTGGTCTTCGGCGGTGTTGTGGGATTTCAGGGCGCTGATCAGCGGGTGGTTCCAGACCGCGCACATCTCGGGCGACCACTCGCCGGTCTTCTTCTCGGTCCCGTCGCCGCCCAACAGGCTCTGCACCCGCTGCAGCAGATATTCGCTGCGCTTGTTGAGGAAGCTGGAGACGTATTCGTTCATCGCGGTGACGAACAGGCTGACCAGCAAATAGACGAAGATCAGCCCGATCGCGACGTCGAGCGCGGCGCCGAAGTTCATGATGCCCTTCCCTGGGGCTGGCTCCCGCGACCAGCATGCCTCAACCTTGTCGAGCAAGGTTTCACAGCTCTCGAAAAAGGGCAATGAAGGGCGCGTACGTCGCCGACGGGTGGCGCGGGCGCGGGGGCGTGATAGGCTGAGGCCATGAACAAGCCCGTTCGCCCTGGATCCGTGGCCGTCAACCTGGCGCCGGACGACGCCTTCGATCTCGAGGCGAGAGTCGCGCGAGGTGAGTTCTCGTCGCTGGATGAGGCGGTCGCCGCCGAATTGGCCGAACTGAACTATCGCCGGGCTTCGGAGATCATGGGGGGATCCGAGAAGCTCGAACGTTTCCTCAACGAACTTGAAGCCGAGTCGATCGATCCCAAGGACTACTTGGACGCGGGCCTCGTCTTTGACGAATTGCTGGCGGACCTGAAGGCGCGCGCCGAGGCCGCTGGCGAGTGAGCCGAAGACTTGTCGTAACGCGGCGCGCGCAACGTGATCTGAAACGCATTGGCGACGACATCGCGGCGGACAGCCCACGCGCGGCGGAGCGGTTTGTGTCCACCTTGCGAGCGAACCTGGAAAAGCTCGCTCCCTTTCCCTTCGCGGCCCAGGCCGTCGGCGATCATCCTCGCTTTCGTCGGCTACCGTATGGAGCCTACGTCGTCTTCTACGAGGTGACCGACGACGAGGTTCTGATCCGCGCCATAGAGCATTCGGCGACCCTCAAATGACCCAAGAGTTTGATTTCGACGCCGTCGTCGTGGGCGCTGGCGCGGTCGGTCTGGCCTGCGGCTACGCTCTGTCCCAGCGTGGGCTGGTCGTGGCTGTGCTGGAGGGCGAGGGCCACATCGGCCAAGGCGTGTCGTCGCGCAATTCCGAGGTGATCCACGGTGGGCTCTACTATCCGACCGGCTCGCTGAAGGCGCGGTTCTGCGTGCAAGGGCGGCGGCTGCTGTACGCGTTCCTCGACAAGCATCACCTCGACTACAAGAAGTGCGGCAAGCTGGTGGTGGCGACCAGCCAGAGCGAGATCCCGCAGCTGGAGGCGATCTACCAGCAGGCGCTCGACAACGACGTCGAGGGCATGGAGCACCTGACCGGGGCGCAGGCCCGGGCCCTGGAGCCCGGCCTCAACGCCCACACCGCCCTGCTGTCGCCGGAGAGCGGCGTGTTCGCCAGCCACGACTACATGCTGGCCCTGCAGGGCGAGATCGAGGCGGCCGGCGGGGCGGTGGTGGTCAACACACCGTTCGAGGGCGCGACGCCCCTGGCCGGCGGCGGCTTCACCGTGCGGATCGGCGGGGCCGAGGCGGCCAGCCTGTCCTGCCGCCTGCTGGTCACCGCGCCTGGTCTCTCCGCGCAGGGCGTGGCCGCGACCATCGAGGGTTTCCCCGCCGACAAGATCCCCAAGGCCCACTACGGAAAGGGCGTCTATTTCCGGCTGGCGGCCAAGGCGCCGTTTCAGCGGCTGATCTATCCGCCGCCGATCCACGGAGCCCTGGGCACCCACTACCGCAACGACCTGGGTGGCCAGGCGGTGTTCGGGCCCGACCTGGAATATGTGCCGGCCCCCGACTATTCGGTCGACCCGTCCAAGGCGGCGGCCTTCGCCGCCTATATCCGCAAGTTCTGGCCCGATGTGCCCGAAGATCTTCTGGTTCCCGACTACGCCGGCGTGCGGCCCAAGATCCACGGCCCGGACGAGCCCCAGCCCGACTTCCTGCTGAGCGGCGTCGACATCCATGGGCTCGCAGGCCTGATGGCCCTGTTCGGCATCGAGAGCCCGGGCCTGACCAGTTCGCTGGCGATCGGCGAAGAGGTCGCCCGGCGGCTGACCGCCTAGGATCTTGACACCAAGTTCGGCTTCGCGCGTTGCAATCTTGGCTTTTCAGGAGGGCGTGATGCTGGACGACTTCATCGACAGACTGATTTCGCGGATGATGGCCGGGGCGGGCCTGATCATGGCCGCGGCCATCGCCGCCGTGGCCGGGGCGATGGCGGTGTTCGCCTTCCTGGCCCAGTGGGTCGGCTCGGCCTGGGCCTACGCGATCGTCGCGATCGTGGCCGCGGTGGTGGTGACCATCTGGTCGCTGGTGCACAAGCGGCACCTGGCCCGCACCCGCCAGCCGCCGCTGGACCAGCGCGTGCTGGCCATGATGCAGTCGCACCCCACCGCCTCGTTCATGGCCGGCATGGCCGCCGCGACCCTGATGAAGGGCAAGCCGTCGCTGGCGGCGAGCCTTTGGGAAGCGCGCAAGGGGAAGCCGAAGTAGGCGGTCCTCCCCCCTGTGGGGGAGGTGTCGGCGAAGCCGACGGATGGGGAGTGATCGGCAGGCGACCGTAGTCTGGATCGTCGACCCTAAAACTCCCCCCACCGGCCTTCGGCCGCCTCCCCCACAGGGGGAGGATTTAGGTCTTCGGAACCAGCTTCAGCACCCGACCGTCATCCTCGTCGGTGACCAGGTACAGCGCCCCGTCCGGCCCCACGACCACGTCGCGGATGCGGAAGCCCAGCTCCGACAGCAGGCGCTCCTCGCCGACCACCTTGTCGTCCTTCAGGGTCAAGCGCACCAAGTAGCCCTTGAGGCCGCCGACGAACAGGCTGCCCTTCCAGGCCGGGAACAGGCTTCCGTCATAGAAGGCCAGGCCGGAGGGCGCGATCACCGGATCCCAGTAGTAGACCGGCTGCTCCAGGCCCGCCTGGCTGGTGATCCCGCCCAGGATCGGCTTGCCCGAATAGTCCTCGCCATAGGTGATGGTCGGCCAGCCATAGTCCTTGCCCGGCTGGGGCTTGTTCAGTTCGTCGCCGCCCTTGGCGCCGTGTTCCACCGTCCACAGCTGGCCGGTCCACGGGTTGAGCGTCGCGCCCTGGATATTGCGGTGGCCGACCGACCAGATCTCGGGCTTGGCCTGCGGATTGCCGACATAGGGGTTGTCGGCCGGGATCGAACCGTCGGGGCGGATGCGGACAAGCTTGCCGACGCTCACGTCCAGGTTCCGGGCGTTGGCCTTGTCGTACGGCACGCCCCGGTCGCCGCCGGTGACGAACAACGCCCCGTCGCGGGCGAACACCAGGCGGCCGCCGAACTGCAGCGGCGAGGACGACGCCGGCATCTGCCGCCAAAGCACCTGCACGTTCTCCAGGCGCGGCTGGGCGCCCAGCACCAGCTTGGCGCGGGCGGCGGTGGCGCCGGCCCCGCCGTCGCGCGGCTCGGCGTAGGTCCAGTAAATCAGGCCGGTCTTGGCGAAGTCAGGCGACAGGACCACGTCGAACAGGCCGCCCTGGCCCTGGGCCCAGACCTCGGGCAGGCCGGCGACGGGCGGCGACAGCTTGCCGTCGGTTCCCAGGATCCGCAGACGGCCGGCGCGCTCGGTGACTAGCTTGGAGCCATCGGGCAGGAAGGCCAGGCTCCACGGGTGGTCCAGCCCCGTGGCCAGGGTCTCGACCGTATAGGCCACGCCCAGGTTCTCTTCCGGCGCGCGGGTCTGCTGCGGGAAGGCCGGGGTCTGCCCCTCGGCGTTGGGCGGCCGGGTCTGGACCGGCGGGTTGGGCAGGGCGCTGGCCGTGTTGGCGGGACCGCAGGCCGACAGGACCAGGGCGGCGAGGGCGAAATGGCGAAGACGCATGAAACTGTCCTGGTGAGGGGCGACGATTGGTCAGGTGACTACGTTGTCATCGCGACGCACCGTTGTCATCCCAGGCTCTGTGAAGAAGGCGGGCGTCGTTGACTTGCGGGGCGTCGCCGACGAAGGTCCGGCCTTGTTTTCCGGGGAGTTCGCCTTGACCGCCATCCTGCACGCCATGTTGGGCAAGGGCCTGGGCGGCCTGGAGCAGGTGTTCCTCGACTACCAGCCGATCCTGGAGGCCTACGCCACCCGGCATGGCGGCGTGGCCACCGGCGTGGTGCGGCGCGGCGGCAAGGTCGCCGCCCAGCAGGTCGATCGCGTCCCGCCGCTGGCGACCCTGCCGGCCTATACCGACTGGGACCCGATCACCCTGGGCGCGGCCCGCGGGATCGTCCGGGCGACCGCGCCCGACCTGATCCTCAGCCACGGCCAGCGGCCGGCCCGCCTGATGGCCAAGGTCGCGCCGGCCAAGACCGTGCTGGCGATCTGCGTGCACAAGCCGGCCTTCGACGTCGAGACCGCCCGCACCCACTATGTCTGCGTCGGCCAGCATCTGGCCGACCTGGCGATCGAGCGCGGCGTGCCACCCGAGCGCGTCCACTTCGTGCCCAACGCGGTGAAGCCGCCGACTAGCCTGGCCGCGCCGTTTCGCGATGGAGTCTGCGCGCCGCGCATCGTCGCCGCCGGCCGCCTGCATCCCAAGAAGGGTTTCGACGTGCTGATCGCCGCCCTGGCGATGTTGCGCGATCAGGGTCAGGCCTTCGACTGCGAGATCGCGGGGGAGGGCGACGAGCGTCCCAAGCTGGAAGGGCTGATCGCCGAGCACGGGCTGGAGGGCCGGGTGCGCCTGGTCGGCTGGCGCGGCGACGTCTCGGCCTTCCTGGCGACCGGCGACGTCTTCGCCTTCCCGTCGTACCAGGAGGGTTTTCCGCTGGTGCTGCTGGAGGCCATGGCCGTGGGCCTGCCGGCCGCCTCGTCGGCGATTCCCGGGCCCGTCGAGATGATCGCCGAGGGGGAAGACGGCGTCCTGGTTCCGCCCGGCGACCCGGCCGCCCTGGCCCAGGCCCTGGCCGGCCTGATCGCGGCGCCGGAAAAGGCCGTCGCCCTGGGCGCGGCGGCGCGCGCCAAGGTCTTGGCCGACTATGGCCCGGAAAGCCTGAAGCGACGTCTGGACGCGGTGCTAAATCTGATGTTCGGACGGACTTGAAGCCGCCCCCGCTTTGCGCTTATAAGCCCGCCTCCGCTTCGTGCGGCTGGGTAGCTCAGATGGTTAGAGCGGTGGATTCATAACCCACAGGTCGGCGGTTCGATCCCGCCCCCAGCCACCACCTCGGGTCTTGATGGCCCTGGAAGCCAGGCGGTTTCCCAAAATCGACGGACGGCCGCGCGAAATGCGCGCGACCAATGCAAGGCTTAGTCCTGAAAATACCGCCGGCGAACGCCTCGTCGCTTGCGGCGCATCGAGTCGATGCGCGGCGCGAGGCTCGGCCAGGCCAGCATGCCGAGCAGGAACACGATAAAGAACGTCGAAATCCACATAGTCACGCGAACGGCTCCTGGCTTGCGAGCGCCTCCTCCCCTTTGCCGTCTTCTGTTTATGGTTTTGTGTCGGCGGTCCGACCGTCAAGGAACGCCTTGGCCAAAATAGGGCTCCTTGACCATGGGCGAAACCGCGATGGCCGATTTTTCATGAGCCGTCTGTCGGATTGCGGGGTTCCTGATCGTCCTGGCTACGACAAGGTGCGCAGCCCGATGCTCTATGCCATTCTTTGCTACAACTTCGAGGACGCGATCGGGGCCTGGACCCTGGCGGAGGACGCCCTGGTCATGGCGCGACTCGGGCTGGTCGAGGCCGGGCTGGCCGCCGCCGACCGGCTGGGGGCCGTGGCCCGGCTGCTGCCGACGACCGCCGCCGTCACCCTGCGCAAGGGGCGATCCGACGGGAGCCGCGAGCATCTGGTGATCGACGGGCCGTTCGCCGAGACCAAGGAGCAGCTGTTGGGGTTCTACGTGGTCGAATGCGGAAATCTGGACGCGGCCATCGACGTGGCCCGCGACCTGGCCGTGG
The window above is part of the Caulobacter soli genome. Proteins encoded here:
- a CDS encoding NAD(P)/FAD-dependent oxidoreductase is translated as MTQEFDFDAVVVGAGAVGLACGYALSQRGLVVAVLEGEGHIGQGVSSRNSEVIHGGLYYPTGSLKARFCVQGRRLLYAFLDKHHLDYKKCGKLVVATSQSEIPQLEAIYQQALDNDVEGMEHLTGAQARALEPGLNAHTALLSPESGVFASHDYMLALQGEIEAAGGAVVVNTPFEGATPLAGGGFTVRIGGAEAASLSCRLLVTAPGLSAQGVAATIEGFPADKIPKAHYGKGVYFRLAAKAPFQRLIYPPPIHGALGTHYRNDLGGQAVFGPDLEYVPAPDYSVDPSKAAAFAAYIRKFWPDVPEDLLVPDYAGVRPKIHGPDEPQPDFLLSGVDIHGLAGLMALFGIESPGLTSSLAIGEEVARRLTA
- a CDS encoding glycoside hydrolase family 1 protein, with amino-acid sequence MDRRTMLAATGAAAAMSATLTAGSAQAATRAGFPAGFRWGAATAGHQVEGGNVGSDIWLLEHIQPTLFQQSSGDACNSFELWATDLDLVKALNLDTYRFSLEWARIEPAQGEFSQAALDHYARIIDGCHARGITPMVTFSHFSLPRWFAALGGWTSPEAADLFARYCDKAARRLAAGMGYAVTLNEPNMIAVIAAALPPQAIALVEQMNAAAGRACGSTNFRNGMIPQLNDISLTQTNLLAAHKAGRAAIKAVRGDLPVGVSLTVSDDQAVGENSLRDQKRALYYGAWLDAIKGDDFVGAQNYARAEYTATGVLPPPKGVPISEMGVEVYAPSLAGSVRYVHEATGLPVMITEHGVGTPDDAIRAKFIPESLAELQKVVAAGVPVLGYVHWSLLDNFEWIFGYSKHFGLCEVDRATFKRTPKPSAAVLAGIAKANRV
- a CDS encoding YciI family protein → MLYAILCYNFEDAIGAWTLAEDALVMARLGLVEAGLAAADRLGAVARLLPTTAAVTLRKGRSDGSREHLVIDGPFAETKEQLLGFYVVECGNLDAAIDVARDLAVANPDRGAYEIRPLAVYRPGDLTETRALIKGIGA
- a CDS encoding glycosyltransferase; protein product: MTAILHAMLGKGLGGLEQVFLDYQPILEAYATRHGGVATGVVRRGGKVAAQQVDRVPPLATLPAYTDWDPITLGAARGIVRATAPDLILSHGQRPARLMAKVAPAKTVLAICVHKPAFDVETARTHYVCVGQHLADLAIERGVPPERVHFVPNAVKPPTSLAAPFRDGVCAPRIVAAGRLHPKKGFDVLIAALAMLRDQGQAFDCEIAGEGDERPKLEGLIAEHGLEGRVRLVGWRGDVSAFLATGDVFAFPSYQEGFPLVLLEAMAVGLPAASSAIPGPVEMIAEGEDGVLVPPGDPAALAQALAGLIAAPEKAVALGAAARAKVLADYGPESLKRRLDAVLNLMFGRT
- a CDS encoding type II toxin-antitoxin system RelE/ParE family toxin is translated as MSRRLVVTRRAQRDLKRIGDDIAADSPRAAERFVSTLRANLEKLAPFPFAAQAVGDHPRFRRLPYGAYVVFYEVTDDEVLIRAIEHSATLK
- a CDS encoding TetR/AcrR family transcriptional regulator, producing MSRSHIRMSKDDRRALILAAAVEIIGDKGFHGFSIKDLAVRCEMTDAGLLHHFGSKAALLTAVLDERDRQDEIAIAAALGEAADPARRTPLAVRHILRALVQRNREKPEFVRLYAMLRVEAMAPDHPAHAYFRQRDTAAHQMFTRLLGVIDTDADSLARQVLAALDGLELQWLRDQQAFDLVGEWDKLADKLLRPTP
- a CDS encoding indolepyruvate ferredoxin oxidoreductase family protein translates to MRHSEVTLDDKYLLEDGRAFITGVQALIRILLDRKRLDTRAGLNTAGFLSGYRGSPLGGLDQQAARLSKLLGAHDVVFKEGLNEDLAATAVWGSQQANLFPGATHDGVFGMWYGKAPGVDRTGDVFKHANFAGTFPTGGVLAVAGDDHACKSSTLPSQSEFAFQDFEMPVLSPADVQEVLDYGLLGISMSRFSGLWTGMIALADTMDSGVTIDVSLDRHKLVIPDFSMPPGGLGIRLKDQPMEKERRLRLHKIPAALAFARANGIDRVVLGAQHVRVGKARLGIVCQGQAYKDVLEAFTAMGMSLEEAADLGVSIYKVGMPWPLEPLGIRAFAAGLETLMVIEHKRGLIEPQARAALYDLPAHARPRIIGKLDEHGHPLLSELGSLSVAEIALAIYDRLPPGPHMERAQAYLNRVSAAGVAAVSLAADQARKPFFCSGCPHNTSTKLPEGSRALAGIGCHYMAGFNDPMTDLNTHMGGEGLTWVGAAPFTTEKHVFQNLGDGTYNHSGSLAIRAAIAAGANITYKLLFNDAVAMTGGQRAESGFTPAQITRQLASEGVAKTVIVVDELERYQGVTDLAPGVEVFPRSELMSVQKMLRDTAGTTVLLYDQTCATEKRRRRKRGTMAKATKRVFINPLVCEGCGDCSIKSNCVSVEPLNTEFGRKRKINQSSCNQDYSCVDGFCPSFITLEGAENTKAKKAPALTADSTPLPVFEDFHGVRKIIFTGVGGTGVTTVASILAMAAHVDGRSGSVVDMTGLAQKGGSVFSHVKIGETEETVVGGRVPAASADVLIACDMLVAASPEGLSLYAKDRTAAFGNSDFAPTADFVTSRDVRFDSGAMARRIKGATKSFDACPAQHLAETQFGDAIFANMIMVGFAWQRGVIPLSSRAVYRAIKLNGVDYESNLAAFELGRKVAHDPASMGPRDADVPTPETMSLDELIAKRTADLVAYQNQAYADRYAAKVAKVRSAEVANGGEEKGLPLTRAAAVNLYKLMAYKDEYEVARLYTDGRFAAELAGTFKGGKAKVWLAPPIIGAKNKDGTPRKMAFGGWMLDYAFPLMARMKGLRGGPLDVFGGTEERRMERGLIADYETTLDRLAGGLTPERLPLAARIAAVPQDIRGYGHVKDAAVVKAKAEAATLWSQWEG
- a CDS encoding PQQ-dependent sugar dehydrogenase, giving the protein MRLRHFALAALVLSACGPANTASALPNPPVQTRPPNAEGQTPAFPQQTRAPEENLGVAYTVETLATGLDHPWSLAFLPDGSKLVTERAGRLRILGTDGKLSPPVAGLPEVWAQGQGGLFDVVLSPDFAKTGLIYWTYAEPRDGGAGATAARAKLVLGAQPRLENVQVLWRQMPASSSPLQFGGRLVFARDGALFVTGGDRGVPYDKANARNLDVSVGKLVRIRPDGSIPADNPYVGNPQAKPEIWSVGHRNIQGATLNPWTGQLWTVEHGAKGGDELNKPQPGKDYGWPTITYGEDYSGKPILGGITSQAGLEQPVYYWDPVIAPSGLAFYDGSLFPAWKGSLFVGGLKGYLVRLTLKDDKVVGEERLLSELGFRIRDVVVGPDGALYLVTDEDDGRVLKLVPKT